A genomic segment from Aegilops tauschii subsp. strangulata cultivar AL8/78 chromosome 1, Aet v6.0, whole genome shotgun sequence encodes:
- the LOC109766592 gene encoding sucrose transport protein SUT3, whose product MAIGNVLGYSSGSTDKWHEWFPALQTRACCEACANLKAAFLVAVIFLGFSTAVTMIFAKETPLNPEVAKQGEGEATGPLAVFKGLKNLPAGMPQVLIVTGLTWLSWFPFILFDTDWMGREIYHGRPDGSPAEIAAFQEGVRQGAFGLLLNSVLLGISSFMIEPMCRKLGARTVWIASQVLVCIAMALVAILGAWSLGDFGGNVQDAAATEKGLKTSALVLFVFLGLPFAVLCSVPFAMTAQLAASKGGGQGLCTGILNISIVTPQMIVAIGAGPWDELFGKGNIPAFALASVFAFASAVAGTIMLPKMSKSSFRSVSMGGGH is encoded by the exons ATGGCTATCGGAAACGTCCTGGGATACTCCTCTGGCTCCACCGACAAATGGCACGA GTGGTTTCCCGCCCTCCAAACAAGAGCTTGCTGCGAAGCTTGCGCGAACCTCAAGGCCGCCTTCTTGGTCGCAGTG ATATTCCTTGGTTTTTCGACGGCGGTAACAATGATCTTTGCAAAAGAGACGCCGTTGAACCCTGAGGTGGCGAAGCAGGGCGAGGGGGAGGCGACGGGCCCGCTGGCTGTATTCAAGGGCCTAAAGAACCTGCCGGCCGGCATGCCACAGGTGCTCATCGTGACCGGCCTCACGTGGCTgtcatggttccccttcatcctCTTCGACACCGACTGGATGGGCCGCGAGATATACCATGGCAGGCCGGACGGGAGCCCCGCGGAGATCGCCGCCTTCCAGGAGGGCGTCCGGCAGGGTGCCTTCGGCCTGCTGCTCAACTCTGTACTTCTCGGGATAAGCTCCTTCATGATCGAGCCCATGTGTCGGAAGCTCGGAGCAAGAACCGTGTGGATCGCTAGTCAGGTCCTCGTGTGCATCGCAATGGCGCTGGTCGCCATCCTCGGCGCATGGTCGCTGGGCGACTTCGGCGGCAACGTGCAAGACGCCGCGGCAACGGAAAAGGGCCTGAAGACATCAGCCCTCGTCCTTTTCGTCTTCCTCGGCCTTCCCTTTGCA GTTCTATGCAGTGTCCCGTTCGCCATGACGGCACAGCTTGCCGCGAGCAAAGGTGGTGGACAAG GACTGTGCACGGGGATCCTGAACATCTCCATCGTGACGCCCCAGATGATCGTCGCCATCGGCGCTGGGCCGTGGGACGAGCTGTTTGGGAAGGGAAACATCCCGGCGTTCGCCCTCGCCTCTGTGTTCGCCTTCGCCTCAGCCGTCGCCGGGACAATCATGTTGCCCAAGATGTCAAAGAGCAGCTTCCGGTCCGTAAGCATGGGCGGAGGACACTGA